A stretch of Carnobacterium iners DNA encodes these proteins:
- a CDS encoding ABC transporter ATP-binding protein, protein MTQKNVLILEDISKTFYPGTLNQNNVLNELNLTVTKGDFITIIGGNGSGKSTLLNSIAGTFLIDKGSIKINEKEIKKLKEEQRATLIGRVFQDPLMGTAPRMTVSENLSIAYRRGQKRTLKKGSSLEERQYFETLLAKLDLGLEKRLTSEMGLLSGGQRQAIALLMATMKKPELLLLDEHTAALDPKTASVVLELTRNRIEEEELTALMITHNMQDALNYGNRLIMLDKGKVVIDLSGKDKQDLTVSEVLNLFQKSTMNQLVNDELLFD, encoded by the coding sequence ATGACACAAAAAAATGTTTTAATTTTAGAAGATATTTCAAAAACGTTTTATCCTGGAACCCTTAATCAAAATAATGTTCTAAACGAGTTAAACTTAACAGTAACAAAAGGTGACTTTATCACAATCATTGGTGGAAACGGATCTGGTAAATCTACCTTATTGAATAGTATCGCAGGCACTTTTCTAATTGATAAAGGATCTATTAAAATTAATGAAAAGGAAATCAAAAAATTAAAAGAAGAACAACGTGCAACCTTAATTGGTAGGGTGTTTCAAGATCCATTGATGGGCACAGCACCAAGAATGACGGTTAGTGAAAATTTGTCGATTGCTTATCGACGTGGACAGAAAAGAACGCTTAAAAAAGGGAGTTCATTAGAAGAACGTCAGTATTTTGAAACTCTTCTAGCAAAATTAGACTTAGGATTAGAAAAAAGATTAACGAGTGAAATGGGATTGCTTTCTGGTGGACAAAGACAAGCGATTGCTTTATTAATGGCGACAATGAAAAAACCCGAATTGCTTTTGTTAGATGAGCATACTGCAGCATTAGATCCGAAAACAGCAAGTGTTGTTTTAGAGCTAACCCGAAATAGAATAGAAGAAGAAGAGTTAACAGCATTAATGATTACTCACAATATGCAAGATGCATTAAATTACGGAAATCGTTTAATTATGTTGGATAAAGGAAAAGTTGTTATCGATCTTTCAGGTAAAGATAAACAAGATTTAACTGTTTCAGAAGTATTAAATCTTTTCCAAAAAAGTACGATGAATCAATTAGTGAATGATGAGCTGCTGTTTGACTGA
- a CDS encoding ABC transporter permease: MNLITTATAQGLLFGIMALGIFITYRILDLPDMTAEGSFPLGAAVCARLILTGVHPIIATLIAFFAGALAGSITGFLITKAKIPGLLAGILTMTALYSINLRIMNRANLSLLGKDKITDLFESFSLPNQFDTILMALILVTFIIVVLFLFFKTEFGQAIIATGDNEKMARSLGISTDQTKILGLMLSNGIIAGAGALIAQDNGYADISMGIGTIVIGLASVIIGEVIFGNITFVNRLICVVLGAIIYRLIIMFVLLVGLQPNDLKLISAFILAIFLALPSLRQRFNLNFFTKERF; this comes from the coding sequence ATGAATTTAATTACAACCGCCACTGCACAAGGATTACTATTTGGCATAATGGCTCTAGGAATATTTATCACTTATCGTATTTTAGATTTGCCAGATATGACAGCTGAAGGTTCCTTTCCTTTAGGAGCAGCCGTTTGTGCTCGTTTAATATTGACTGGGGTACACCCGATAATCGCTACGTTGATTGCTTTTTTTGCCGGTGCTTTAGCCGGTTCAATTACAGGTTTCTTAATCACAAAAGCTAAAATTCCTGGTTTACTTGCAGGTATTCTAACGATGACAGCTTTGTATTCAATTAATTTAAGAATTATGAATCGGGCAAATTTAAGTTTATTAGGAAAAGATAAAATAACTGATTTGTTTGAGTCTTTTTCATTACCGAATCAATTCGATACTATCTTAATGGCCTTAATTTTAGTTACTTTTATTATAGTAGTTTTGTTTCTTTTTTTCAAAACTGAATTTGGCCAAGCCATTATTGCTACCGGAGACAATGAAAAAATGGCTCGTTCACTAGGAATATCCACTGATCAAACTAAAATATTAGGATTAATGCTTTCAAATGGTATTATAGCAGGAGCAGGGGCCTTAATCGCGCAAGATAATGGATATGCTGATATCAGTATGGGAATTGGTACAATTGTTATTGGTTTAGCTTCAGTTATCATTGGGGAAGTAATCTTTGGTAACATTACATTTGTTAATCGTCTAATCTGTGTTGTCTTAGGTGCAATTATTTACCGATTGATTATTATGTTTGTTTTACTAGTTGGACTTCAACCAAATGATTTAAAATTAATCTCAGCCTTTATCTTAGCTATTTTCTTAGCATTACCGAGTTTAAGACAAAGATTTAATTTAAATTTCTTTACTAAAGAGAGGTTTTAA
- the trpX gene encoding tryptophan ABC transporter substrate-binding protein, whose amino-acid sequence MKKMIGFISLLSIVLAFAFYKEKEESSAKDKENLPVVGILQLTSHPALDIIYEGIIDALEKEGFTDGETVTIDFQNAQGDQSNLNSMSTRFVSRNAALMIGIATPSAQALANSSKDIPIILGAVTDPEGAGLVKDNENPGQNITGVSDLTPIKEQFELIKEILPEAKKIGIIYSSSEDNSIVQAKQAIEIAESMGYETITSTVSSTNDVSQVSSSLVSQVDAVWVPTDNTIASSMSTLVAAADNSQIPIFPAVDTMVNEGGLATVGLNQYELGRLTGQMAATVLKGDNKPGTMPIQYLKEGEVIINLEKAEKLGITIPKSVSDRVKSQ is encoded by the coding sequence ATGAAAAAAATGATTGGATTTATTAGTTTATTAAGTATTGTATTAGCTTTTGCTTTTTATAAAGAGAAAGAAGAGTCAAGTGCAAAAGATAAAGAAAATTTACCGGTGGTAGGTATCTTACAATTAACTAGCCATCCAGCATTAGATATCATTTATGAAGGAATTATTGATGCATTAGAAAAAGAAGGTTTTACAGATGGAGAAACGGTAACAATTGATTTTCAAAATGCACAAGGAGATCAAAGTAATTTGAATTCGATGAGCACCCGTTTTGTTAGTCGTAACGCCGCATTAATGATCGGGATTGCAACACCTTCTGCTCAAGCTTTAGCCAATAGTTCAAAGGATATCCCAATCATTCTTGGTGCAGTAACTGATCCAGAAGGTGCTGGCCTAGTGAAAGATAATGAGAATCCAGGTCAGAATATAACGGGTGTGAGCGATTTAACACCGATTAAAGAACAATTTGAATTGATTAAAGAAATTCTTCCAGAGGCAAAAAAAATAGGAATTATTTATTCATCAAGTGAGGATAACTCGATTGTTCAAGCAAAACAAGCTATTGAAATAGCCGAGTCAATGGGGTACGAAACGATTACGTCTACGGTATCATCTACAAATGATGTCTCACAAGTTAGTTCATCCTTAGTTAGCCAAGTAGATGCCGTTTGGGTTCCAACAGACAATACGATTGCAAGCTCAATGAGCACACTAGTTGCTGCAGCGGATAACAGTCAAATACCTATTTTTCCAGCTGTCGATACGATGGTGAATGAAGGTGGCTTAGCTACTGTGGGATTAAATCAGTACGAGCTAGGAAGATTAACTGGTCAAATGGCTGCTACAGTCCTTAAGGGTGATAATAAACCAGGAACAATGCCTATCCAGTATTTAAAAGAAGGAGAAGTTATTATTAATCTTGAAAAAGCAGAAAAGTTAGGAATCACTATTCCTAAAAGTGTCTCAGATCGAGTGAAAAGCCAATAA
- a CDS encoding carbonic anhydrase family protein, with protein MDWYYEGERKPENWKNICEAFKKAENTSLQSPIQLCEKTTEKFIYQKSLATRYQLTQFETSFFNHTVHLTPLANEELNVLFFDYKKYILDDIHFHLPSEHQINDESFPLEMHLVHRSRDNELLVVGITVLPNKEPANLEKYRLDSLALNPRISGRGLFVPVDVAKLLPLKMQYFHYTGSLTTPPTIGPVDWIVFKNQTYMRKGLLRAFKENVGKTNRPLQPLRNRTIYLSD; from the coding sequence ATGGATTGGTACTATGAAGGGGAACGGAAGCCAGAAAATTGGAAAAATATTTGCGAAGCATTTAAAAAGGCAGAGAATACGAGTTTGCAATCTCCTATTCAATTGTGTGAAAAAACTACTGAAAAATTTATTTATCAAAAATCACTTGCCACAAGATATCAATTAACTCAGTTTGAAACATCATTCTTTAATCATACCGTTCATTTGACACCGTTAGCTAATGAAGAATTAAATGTTCTATTTTTTGATTATAAGAAATATATTTTAGATGATATTCATTTCCATTTACCTAGCGAACACCAAATTAATGATGAATCTTTTCCTTTAGAAATGCATTTAGTGCATAGATCTAGAGATAATGAATTGTTAGTAGTAGGAATTACTGTGTTGCCAAATAAAGAGCCAGCTAATTTAGAAAAATATCGTCTAGATAGCTTAGCTTTGAATCCAAGAATATCTGGAAGAGGATTATTTGTACCTGTCGATGTAGCGAAGTTATTGCCTTTGAAAATGCAATATTTCCATTATACCGGTTCGTTAACGACCCCTCCAACCATAGGGCCAGTCGATTGGATTGTTTTCAAAAACCAAACGTATATGCGTAAGGGTTTATTACGAGCATTTAAAGAAAATGTAGGCAAAACGAATCGGCCACTTCAACCATTGAGAAATCGCACTATTTACTTATCGGATTAA
- a CDS encoding NFACT RNA binding domain-containing protein, whose amino-acid sequence MSFDGVFTHAMVDELRMGLKNGRVSKVQQPYKNEIILVMRANGKNHKLLLSAHPSYARIQLTEIPYENPSSPPNFCMVMRKHLEGAVLEDIQQVGNDRMIHFTFKSRDELGDIQNVMLIVELMGRHSNLFLVEQDTNRIIDTIKHVPVSQNTFRTMMPGSTYVNPPYQEKLNPFDVSTIKAMHSSENQDDLSLQQLIQTQYQGIGSETAKELAYRSEGQLDKVKPTIESFVEVIRQRKLEPTLMTLNKKLFFTPVPYLSLDGEPETYPTLSILLDQYYQVKAEKDRVQQQASDLIHIVQVELQRNVKKMKKLEKTMQETELANDYRLRGEILTAYLHELYKGQKEVTLPNFYDDDQPLKINLNPRSTPSQNAQKYFSKYQKLKNAIIFVTEQIRLTKEEIDYLDSVSTQLELATPKDVAEIKEELVQQGYLRKKYKKNQKKQKKQKASSPDKYISSDGDTILVGKNNLQNDLLTMKTARKSDIWLHTKNIPGSHVIIQNNNPSEQTISEAANIAAYFSKSQLSASVPVDVVEVKKIKKPNGAKPGFVIYEGQQTVFVTPDKELVKNLKE is encoded by the coding sequence ATGTCATTTGATGGAGTATTCACTCATGCAATGGTAGATGAATTAAGAATGGGCCTTAAAAATGGCCGCGTATCAAAAGTACAACAACCTTACAAGAATGAAATCATTCTTGTCATGCGAGCAAATGGTAAAAATCATAAATTATTATTATCTGCTCATCCAAGCTACGCACGAATTCAATTAACAGAAATTCCATATGAAAACCCTAGTTCTCCTCCTAATTTCTGTATGGTTATGCGCAAGCATTTAGAAGGAGCCGTTTTGGAAGATATCCAACAAGTTGGCAATGATCGGATGATTCATTTTACGTTCAAAAGTCGTGATGAGTTAGGTGATATCCAAAATGTGATGTTGATTGTGGAATTAATGGGCCGACACAGTAACCTCTTTTTAGTCGAGCAAGATACCAATCGAATCATTGATACCATTAAGCATGTTCCAGTAAGTCAAAATACTTTCCGAACAATGATGCCTGGTTCAACTTACGTTAACCCACCTTATCAAGAAAAATTAAATCCTTTTGATGTTAGTACGATAAAAGCTATGCATAGTAGTGAAAATCAAGATGACTTATCCTTGCAACAACTTATTCAAACACAATACCAAGGTATTGGTTCTGAAACAGCTAAGGAATTAGCTTATCGCAGTGAAGGTCAGTTAGATAAAGTCAAACCAACAATCGAATCCTTCGTTGAAGTCATACGACAAAGAAAGCTTGAGCCTACTTTAATGACTCTTAATAAAAAGCTATTTTTCACACCTGTTCCCTATCTTAGTTTAGATGGTGAACCCGAAACATATCCTACTTTAAGTATTTTATTAGATCAGTATTATCAAGTCAAAGCTGAAAAAGATCGTGTACAACAACAGGCTTCTGATTTGATTCACATTGTTCAAGTAGAATTGCAACGTAATGTAAAAAAAATGAAAAAACTTGAAAAAACAATGCAAGAAACAGAATTAGCTAATGATTATCGGCTTCGTGGAGAAATACTAACAGCTTATCTACATGAACTATACAAAGGTCAAAAAGAAGTCACTTTACCAAATTTTTATGATGATGATCAACCTTTAAAGATTAACTTGAATCCAAGAAGTACTCCTTCTCAAAATGCTCAAAAGTATTTTTCAAAATACCAAAAGTTAAAAAATGCTATTATTTTTGTAACAGAACAGATTCGATTAACAAAAGAAGAAATTGATTATTTAGATTCCGTTTCTACACAATTAGAATTAGCTACACCAAAAGACGTTGCTGAAATTAAGGAAGAATTAGTTCAACAGGGTTATTTGAGAAAGAAATATAAAAAGAATCAGAAAAAGCAAAAGAAGCAAAAAGCTAGCAGTCCTGATAAATATATTTCTAGTGATGGCGATACCATTTTAGTAGGGAAAAATAATTTACAAAATGATTTATTGACAATGAAAACCGCTAGAAAGTCGGATATTTGGCTTCATACAAAAAACATTCCAGGTTCTCATGTTATTATCCAAAACAATAATCCTTCCGAACAAACAATTAGTGAAGCAGCAAATATTGCAGCTTATTTTTCTAAATCTCAACTTTCAGCTTCTGTTCCCGTTGATGTTGTAGAAGTCAAAAAAATTAAAAAACCCAATGGTGCAAAACCAGGATTTGTCATTTATGAAGGCCAACAAACGGTTTTTGTGACACCAGATAAAGAGTTAGTCAAAAATTTAAAAGAATAA
- the pyrE gene encoding orotate phosphoribosyltransferase, with translation MTTKQSIAKHLLDIEAVSLSPSKPFTWASGLKSPIYCDNRITMSYPIVRKEIAKSMAELIKTDYPDAEVIAGTATAGIPHAAWAADILDLPMIYIRGKAKEHGKGNQIEGRLLPGQKVVVIEDLISTGVSVLEAASALISSGAIVLGVAAIFTYELPKGIENFKKNQVSMRTLTDYTTLTELALETSAISNEEMTLLKKWKQDPIHWND, from the coding sequence ATGACTACCAAGCAATCTATCGCAAAACACTTACTAGATATTGAGGCGGTTAGCTTAAGTCCTTCTAAACCATTTACTTGGGCAAGTGGTCTAAAAAGCCCTATTTATTGTGATAACAGAATTACAATGAGCTACCCAATTGTACGAAAAGAAATTGCGAAAAGTATGGCTGAGCTAATTAAAACGGACTACCCTGATGCAGAAGTTATAGCGGGAACTGCTACAGCGGGCATACCTCATGCGGCATGGGCTGCCGATATATTAGATCTTCCGATGATTTATATTCGAGGAAAAGCTAAAGAACATGGCAAAGGAAATCAAATTGAAGGCAGACTTTTACCGGGGCAAAAAGTAGTCGTTATTGAAGATTTAATTTCTACAGGAGTAAGTGTCTTAGAAGCAGCAAGTGCGCTTATAAGTAGTGGGGCGATTGTCCTAGGAGTAGCAGCTATTTTCACTTATGAATTACCAAAAGGAATCGAGAACTTTAAAAAGAATCAAGTGTCTATGAGGACATTAACAGATTATACGACATTGACCGAGCTTGCGTTAGAAACTAGCGCTATTTCAAATGAGGAAATGACACTTTTGAAAAAATGGAAACAAGATCCTATTCACTGGAATGATTAA
- the pyrF gene encoding orotidine-5'-phosphate decarboxylase gives MKTKPIVALDFSTSSEIKQFLNEFKDESLFVKIGMELYYQNGPEIVRYIKSLGHEIFLDLKLHDIPNTVKRSMQGLAALDIDMINVHAAGGKEMMQAAMEGIIAGTPAGKERPKLIAVTQLTSTTQEAMQTEQLITVPLLKSVVHYAKLTQAAGLDGVVCSALEARLIKEQTFANFLCVTPGIRLETDEHGDQKRMSTPDFARKNRASFIVVGRPITLAKNPVAAYHSIKNQWNGVEN, from the coding sequence TTGGATTTTTCTACAAGTTCAGAAATCAAACAATTTTTAAATGAATTTAAAGATGAATCGCTATTTGTGAAAATTGGGATGGAATTGTATTACCAAAATGGTCCAGAAATCGTTCGATACATTAAAAGCCTAGGGCATGAAATTTTTTTAGACTTAAAATTACATGATATTCCAAATACTGTTAAACGTTCCATGCAAGGTTTAGCAGCCTTAGATATTGATATGATAAATGTCCATGCTGCTGGTGGAAAAGAAATGATGCAAGCTGCGATGGAAGGAATTATTGCTGGAACACCGGCTGGAAAAGAACGGCCTAAATTAATAGCAGTAACTCAGTTGACGTCGACTACTCAAGAAGCGATGCAAACAGAGCAATTGATCACCGTTCCTTTGTTAAAGAGTGTCGTCCATTATGCAAAATTGACGCAGGCTGCTGGTTTAGATGGTGTAGTTTGTTCTGCATTAGAAGCTCGTTTAATTAAAGAACAAACCTTTGCTAATTTTTTATGTGTTACACCAGGAATAAGATTAGAGACTGACGAACATGGGGACCAAAAAAGAATGTCCACACCAGATTTTGCTAGAAAAAACAGAGCAAGTTTTATTGTTGTTGGACGCCCAATTACACTAGCAAAAAATCCAGTAGCAGCGTATCATTCAATCAAAAATCAATGGAATGGAGTCGAAAATTAA